The following proteins are encoded in a genomic region of Benincasa hispida cultivar B227 unplaced genomic scaffold, ASM972705v1 Contig245, whole genome shotgun sequence:
- the LOC120069116 gene encoding OVARIAN TUMOR DOMAIN-containing deubiquitinating enzyme 5 translates to MEDAQQIEDTSSETVPDKASQENLETRDEMLSRHRKEISQLQNKEIELKKAAARGSKAEQKVKKKQVEEEISQLSVNLKKKHTEELASFGFSNSNGNGKNNIDNLVKAIAGVSMTAQSDHSKPSKSTRRREKRAQQEAERDRRIEEEQSNIVSDRMIENEHLEKKLGPLGLTVNEIKPDGHCLYRAVENQLAFLSGGSSPYSYQELREMVAAYMRDHSTDYMPFFLSDNGVEGNSNGSLAERFENYCKEVESTAAWGGQLELGALTHCLKKHILIFSGSFPDVEMGKEYKSDGKVNSSIRLSYHKHAFGLGEHYNSVVPV, encoded by the exons ATGGAGGACGCTCAGCAAATAGAGGACACGTCATCTGAAACTGTCCCAGATAAAGCATCTCAAGAGAATCTTGAAACTCGTGATGAAATGCTTTCTAGGCATAg GAAAGAGATATCACAGTTGCAGAACAAAGAAATTGAACTTAAAAAGGCAGCGGCTAGGGGTAGCAAAGCTgaacaaaaagtgaagaaaaagcAGGTTGAGGAAGAGATATCTCAACTTTCTgtgaatttaaaaaagaaacatactGAAGAACTTGCGTCCTTCGGCTTTAGTAACAGTAATGGAAATGGAAAAAACAACATTGACAATCTAGTGAAGGCCATAGCTGGGGTATCTATGACAGCTCAATCCGATCATTCAAAGCCAAGCAAAAGCACGAGGCGAAGGGAGAAAAGGGCTCAACAAGAAGCCGAAAGAGACCGAAGAATTGAAGAGGAGCAGAGCAACATTGTGAGTGATAGAATGATTGAGAATGAACATTTGGAAAAGAAGCTTGGACCTCTTGGTTTGACTGTTAACGAAATCAAGCCAGATGGACATTGCCTCTACAGAGCAGTTGAAAACCAGCTGGCCTTTCTTTCAGGAGGTTCATCTCCATACAGTTACCAAGAACTTCGGGAAATGGTAGCCGCTTATATGAGAGACCATTCAACTGATTACATGCCATTTTTCCTCTCGGACAATGGTGTTGAAGGTAATTCCAATGGTTCGTTGGCTGAAAGATTCGAAAATTACTGCAAGGAAGTCGAGTCAACTGCAGCATGGGGAGGGCAGCTGGAACTTGGTGCTTTAACGCATTGCCTTAAAAAACATATCTTGATATTTTCAGGATCCTTCCCTGATGTGGAAATGGGGAAAGAATACAAATCAGATGGCAAAGTAAACTCGAGTATTAGGCTATCTTACCATAAGCATGCCTTTGGACTTGGGGAGCACTACAACTCTGTGGTTCCT